A single genomic interval of Vallitalea longa harbors:
- a CDS encoding BadF/BadG/BcrA/BcrD ATPase family protein has product MNYIISVDAGGTKTHSEAYTLEGEFLQEANSSYGSVIVNKDKALINIKTAIDECIQTLENSQCEGIVVGAAGAETGDALNYIKDYLKQYYKTKIIITNDAKLAMYGRLKGKNGILLISGTGSIAYGKKEHIIERCGGWGHLIDDRGSGYYIAMEAIRGIVNERDQKQGLSNLSKKILEHLDIQEIKYLIDYVYKSSKGEIASLVPVILKEAERNDKNAIKIFIDAGEKLYELIKTLNTSMALDRGNITFSGSIMKIDFVRRTVIDLIKKQIPELVLIENECSPAMGGYYIFMERRNELGYS; this is encoded by the coding sequence ATGAATTACATAATAAGTGTTGATGCAGGAGGTACGAAAACCCATTCAGAAGCTTATACTTTAGAAGGAGAATTCTTGCAAGAAGCAAATAGTTCTTATGGTAGTGTGATAGTTAATAAAGATAAAGCACTAATCAATATAAAAACAGCAATAGATGAATGTATACAGACATTAGAGAATTCACAATGTGAAGGCATAGTCGTAGGTGCAGCAGGAGCGGAAACGGGTGATGCATTAAACTATATAAAAGATTATCTAAAGCAGTATTATAAAACAAAAATTATAATTACTAATGATGCAAAATTAGCTATGTATGGACGCCTGAAAGGCAAAAACGGAATATTACTCATATCAGGTACTGGTTCGATTGCTTATGGTAAGAAAGAGCATATAATAGAACGTTGTGGAGGATGGGGACATTTAATAGATGATAGAGGCAGCGGATATTATATTGCGATGGAAGCCATCAGAGGAATAGTTAATGAGAGAGACCAAAAACAAGGATTAAGTAATCTAAGCAAAAAGATTTTAGAACATTTGGATATACAAGAAATCAAATATCTTATTGATTATGTTTACAAATCAAGTAAAGGTGAAATAGCTTCTCTAGTACCGGTAATATTAAAAGAGGCTGAAAGAAATGATAAAAATGCTATTAAGATTTTTATTGATGCAGGGGAAAAATTATATGAATTGATAAAGACTTTGAATACATCTATGGCTCTTGATAGAGGAAATATAACCTTTAGTGGAAGTATTATGAAAATAGATTTTGTGAGAAGAACTGTTATTGATTTAATTAAAAAACAGATACCCGAACTAGTGCTGATAGAAAATGAATGTTCACCAGCAATGGGAGGTTACTACATATTTATGGAAAGGAGAAATGAACTTGGATATAGTTGA
- a CDS encoding ABC transporter ATP-binding protein produces the protein MSLIEIQNASIEFNTGKKKKNKIGAVVDLDMSIDEGEIIAVVGESGCGKTTLGKMIAGIHKPTKGRILYNEKDIFKLKGKQFKDYRLSVQMVHQDSYAALNPNKTIYQSLSLPLFQHKIARNHNQAIEILTEFFDEVGLNPASQFLEKYPHQLSGGQRQRILLARALSVKPKLIVADEPVSMVDVSLRISLLDLMSRMNKKYKISFVYITHDLGTARYIASHGRIMVMYLGRLIETNKIHEAIKSPKHPYFHALIAAVPEADPSTRSEYVNKLPLRSLDMPDLLNLPTGCKFHPRCPYYTEKCVEIEPKLMEYDGGLVACHYVQEINEKRQIQKGAISS, from the coding sequence ATGTCGTTGATAGAAATACAGAATGCAAGCATTGAATTTAATACAGGCAAAAAAAAGAAAAATAAGATTGGTGCTGTGGTCGATTTAGATATGAGTATAGATGAAGGAGAGATAATAGCTGTTGTCGGTGAAAGCGGATGCGGAAAAACAACTCTTGGAAAAATGATAGCAGGTATTCACAAACCTACTAAAGGTAGGATCCTATATAATGAGAAGGATATATTTAAATTGAAAGGAAAACAATTCAAAGACTATAGACTTAGTGTTCAGATGGTTCATCAAGATTCATATGCCGCACTAAATCCAAATAAAACTATATATCAATCACTTTCATTACCATTATTTCAGCATAAAATAGCTAGAAATCACAATCAGGCAATAGAGATATTAACTGAATTTTTTGATGAAGTCGGTCTTAATCCTGCAAGCCAGTTTTTAGAAAAATATCCTCACCAGTTAAGTGGTGGACAACGTCAGAGAATATTACTTGCAAGAGCGTTATCAGTAAAACCAAAACTGATTGTAGCAGATGAACCAGTATCTATGGTAGATGTATCGTTAAGAATATCACTTCTTGACCTCATGTCGAGAATGAATAAAAAATATAAAATATCTTTTGTTTATATAACTCATGATTTAGGAACTGCAAGATATATCGCTTCTCATGGAAGAATTATGGTTATGTATCTTGGGAGATTAATAGAGACTAATAAGATACATGAAGCGATAAAATCTCCAAAACATCCTTATTTCCATGCGTTAATAGCAGCAGTTCCAGAGGCAGATCCATCAACTAGAAGTGAATATGTTAACAAACTTCCTCTTCGCTCATTAGATATGCCTGATTTGTTGAATCTTCCAACTGGATGTAAATTTCATCCAAGATGTCCTTATTACACAGAAAAATGTGTAGAGATAGAACCTAAACTAATGGAATACGATGGAGGTTTGGTAGCATGCCATTACGTACAGGAAATAAACGAAAAAAGGCAAATACAAAAAGGAGCAATAAGCAGTTAA
- a CDS encoding ABC transporter ATP-binding protein → MEPILKIRNLSIDYKVNNGTLRACDNVSLDIYKGDIVGIIGESGSGKSTLASGILKTIKSPGEISEGQIIYCDKEDKEIDLLKLTEEEYAKYRWSNITTVFQAAQNVLNPTLKIKEHFLETAWAHNNKLTKHEILDKTKELLKNVRLEERVLDSYPHQLSGGMKQRTIIALSLLLSPDILILDEPTTALDVITQWYIMDILRKVHEEMGITMIFLTHDVSVIGSIVDRLGVMYAGELVEYGMVEDIFKKPTHPYTYGLMHAIPSLHDDVSKRKAIPGYPPNLLELPDSCRFAPRCYLYKDGICDGDSKKTDKLYTSGPDQLTRCYMWEKVNKICR, encoded by the coding sequence ATGGAACCAATTCTAAAAATAAGGAATCTATCAATTGATTATAAAGTAAATAATGGTACTTTACGAGCTTGTGATAATGTTTCTTTGGATATATATAAGGGTGATATTGTAGGAATCATCGGAGAAAGCGGTAGTGGAAAATCCACATTAGCATCTGGTATCTTAAAAACAATCAAAAGTCCGGGAGAAATATCAGAGGGACAGATTATCTACTGTGATAAAGAGGATAAAGAAATAGATCTATTGAAATTAACAGAAGAAGAATATGCCAAATATAGATGGAGCAATATTACTACAGTATTCCAAGCGGCTCAAAATGTATTAAATCCAACGCTGAAGATAAAGGAACATTTTCTTGAAACAGCTTGGGCTCACAATAATAAATTAACTAAACATGAAATATTGGATAAGACAAAAGAATTACTTAAGAATGTAAGATTAGAAGAAAGAGTACTCGATAGTTATCCTCACCAGTTAAGTGGAGGAATGAAACAAAGAACAATTATTGCCTTAAGTTTGCTATTGAGTCCTGATATTTTAATACTGGACGAGCCTACTACAGCTCTTGATGTAATAACACAATGGTACATAATGGATATACTAAGGAAAGTACATGAAGAAATGGGTATTACGATGATATTTCTAACTCATGATGTATCTGTAATAGGCTCAATAGTAGATAGATTAGGAGTTATGTATGCAGGAGAGCTTGTTGAATATGGAATGGTTGAAGATATTTTTAAGAAGCCTACTCATCCATACACATACGGATTAATGCATGCTATTCCTTCTTTACATGATGATGTTTCTAAGAGGAAAGCAATTCCTGGATATCCACCTAATCTCTTGGAATTACCTGATAGTTGTAGATTTGCTCCTAGATGTTATTTGTATAAAGATGGGATTTGCGATGGTGATAGTAAAAAAACAGATAAATTATATACCTCAGGTCCTGATCAGTTGACTAGATGCTATATGTGGGAGAAGGTGAATAAAATATGTCGTTGA